The following coding sequences lie in one Arabidopsis thaliana chromosome 3, partial sequence genomic window:
- a CDS encoding Pol-like polyprotein/retrotransposon (unknown protein; Has 90 Blast hits to 90 proteins in 7 species: Archae - 0; Bacteria - 0; Metazoa - 0; Fungi - 0; Plants - 90; Viruses - 0; Other Eukaryotes - 0 (source: NCBI BLink).) — MVQHMNDKVDGTSYSFCRMKIEDYLYGKKLHQPLGKKVETMSQDDWNILYRQVLDVIRLTISKNIAHNVAKEKSPDGLMKVLSDIYKKPSTNNTVISHEETISIEDGRW, encoded by the coding sequence ATGGTTCAACACATGAACGACAAGGTCGATGGTACTAGTTATTCGTTTTGTAGGATGAAAATTGAAGATTATCTGTATGGTAAAAAGTTGCATCAACCGCTGGGAAAGAAGGTAGAGACGATGAGTCAGGATGACTGGAATATTCTTTATAGACAAGTTTTGGATGTTATTAGGTTAACAATATCGAAGAATATCGCGCACAATGTCGCGAAAGAGAAGTCTCCAGACGGGTTGATGAAAGTTCTCTCggatatatataagaaacctTCTACCAACAATACGGTAATTTCTCATGAAGAAACAATTTCAATTGAAGATGGAAGATGGTAG